The following are encoded together in the Bacteroidota bacterium genome:
- a CDS encoding ChbG/HpnK family deacetylase yields the protein MKYLIVNADDFGASYGINRGILEAHQRGILTSASLMVRSRWSSDAAALSRTVPEMSLGLHIQLAENFGDCLFDMGEGLAKELRAQYYQFMELTDKSPTHIDSHNNVHRHPEALAQFLRFAGEYELPLREYSSVRCLSKFCGQWGGLPHPEQISVENLTRILETDVPEGITELRCHPGYVDKDFASDYSLHREIELRTLCDPLIRSALAEQSIVLVNYKDYALLAPMAAA from the coding sequence ATGAAATATCTCATCGTCAACGCGGATGATTTCGGGGCGAGTTACGGCATCAACCGGGGAATTCTCGAGGCGCACCAGCGCGGCATCCTGACCAGCGCCAGCCTGATGGTGCGTTCGCGGTGGAGCAGCGATGCCGCCGCACTAAGCCGCACGGTCCCCGAAATGAGCCTCGGATTGCACATCCAGCTCGCCGAAAACTTCGGAGACTGCCTGTTCGACATGGGGGAGGGCCTCGCAAAGGAATTGCGCGCTCAGTATTACCAGTTCATGGAACTGACCGACAAGTCGCCGACGCACATCGACTCCCACAACAACGTCCACCGGCATCCGGAGGCGCTGGCGCAGTTTCTCCGCTTTGCGGGGGAGTACGAACTGCCCCTGCGCGAGTACTCGTCGGTCCGCTGCCTCTCGAAATTTTGCGGGCAATGGGGCGGACTCCCGCACCCGGAGCAAATCAGCGTGGAGAATCTGACTCGAATCCTGGAAACGGATGTCCCGGAGGGGATCACCGAGTTAAGGTGTCATCCAGGCTATGTCGACAAGGATTTCGCATCCGACTATTCACTCCATCGTGAAATTGAATTGCGGACCCTGTGCGACCCGCTCATTCGCAGCGCCCTGGCCGAACAGTCGATCGTGCTTGTCAATTACAAGGATTACGCCCTGCTCGCCCCGATGGCCGCGGCGTGA
- a CDS encoding ABC transporter ATP-binding protein encodes MTPDRSNLQLYRRLWKQAFPYWRYLLAILCLSLLSPPLALLTPLPLKIAVDNVIGKRPLSGFLDTVLPEYLKQPGTGLLLFVVGLLIGVAALSQARDYANSLLTTYAGEKMLRGFRAQLFRHVQRLSLSYHDTKGTADSTYRIQYDASAIQNITVEGLVPFMTSSLTLLSMVYVTTRINWQLACVALGVSPVIYFVSRAYRRRLRSQSREVKRIESSALSVVHEVLGAARVVKAFGQEDREEERFVSKSNEGMRARIYLAFVEGGYGMLVALIMAFGMSGVLFIGVSEIDSGTMTLGELLLVMGYLSQLSVPLKNISKKAASMQNYLASAERAFALLDELPDVVERPNALPLSRAAGAISFRDVSFSYQNDRPILRELSFDIQPGTCVGISGVTGAGKTTLVNLLNRFYDPRAGKILLDGVDLRDYNLGDLRNQFGMVLQEPVLFSTSIAENIAYARPDAGEEEIIRAAKAANAHEFVTRLPGGYDTLVGERGMLLSGGERQRISIARAFLKDAPILILDEPTGSVDINTEAAIVDAMRRLTRGRTTFIIAHRPGTLSNCQLILRIEGGYVRTIDAASYPDLEELLISKPKERREVKEAHV; translated from the coding sequence ATGACGCCTGACCGCAGCAACCTGCAGCTTTACCGGCGGTTGTGGAAGCAGGCGTTTCCCTACTGGCGGTACCTGCTTGCCATCCTCTGCCTGAGCTTGTTGTCGCCGCCGCTGGCGCTGCTCACCCCGCTCCCCCTGAAGATCGCCGTGGACAACGTCATCGGGAAACGCCCGCTCTCCGGTTTCCTCGATACGGTTTTGCCGGAGTATTTGAAACAACCCGGTACCGGGTTGCTCCTGTTCGTCGTAGGGCTTCTCATCGGAGTCGCCGCGTTGAGCCAGGCGAGGGACTACGCGAATTCCCTCCTCACGACATATGCCGGTGAAAAGATGTTGCGCGGGTTCCGCGCGCAGTTGTTCCGGCACGTGCAGCGCCTGTCGCTTTCCTATCATGACACGAAAGGGACGGCGGATTCGACCTATCGCATCCAGTATGACGCTTCCGCCATCCAGAACATCACGGTCGAAGGGCTGGTCCCCTTCATGACTTCGTCACTCACGCTCCTCTCGATGGTCTATGTGACGACGAGGATCAATTGGCAGCTCGCCTGCGTGGCGCTTGGCGTCTCACCGGTGATTTACTTCGTCTCCCGGGCCTACCGCAGGCGGCTTCGGAGCCAGTCGAGGGAGGTCAAACGAATCGAAAGCTCGGCCCTCTCGGTGGTGCACGAAGTACTCGGCGCCGCGCGCGTCGTGAAAGCGTTCGGCCAGGAAGATCGAGAGGAGGAGCGATTCGTCTCAAAATCGAATGAGGGCATGCGGGCACGCATTTACCTCGCCTTCGTGGAAGGAGGCTACGGGATGCTCGTGGCTCTGATTATGGCCTTCGGAATGTCTGGCGTTCTTTTTATCGGAGTAAGTGAGATCGATTCGGGCACGATGACGTTGGGCGAGCTCCTGCTGGTGATGGGATACCTGTCGCAATTATCCGTGCCGCTGAAAAACATCAGCAAGAAGGCGGCCAGCATGCAGAATTACCTGGCCAGCGCCGAGCGCGCGTTCGCGCTTCTGGATGAATTGCCCGACGTTGTCGAACGCCCGAACGCTCTTCCTCTTTCGCGCGCCGCGGGTGCGATCTCGTTCCGCGACGTCTCCTTTTCCTATCAGAATGATCGCCCAATCCTCCGGGAACTCTCCTTCGACATCCAGCCGGGAACCTGCGTGGGGATCTCGGGAGTGACCGGCGCCGGAAAAACGACCCTTGTGAATCTGCTCAATCGTTTCTACGATCCGCGGGCAGGCAAAATTCTTCTCGATGGCGTCGATCTGCGGGACTACAACCTGGGAGACCTGCGAAACCAGTTCGGGATGGTCCTTCAGGAGCCGGTCCTTTTCTCGACGAGCATCGCCGAGAATATTGCGTACGCAAGGCCTGACGCGGGGGAGGAGGAAATTATCCGGGCTGCGAAAGCCGCCAACGCGCACGAGTTCGTGACCCGGCTCCCCGGGGGATACGACACGCTCGTCGGCGAGCGAGGCATGCTTCTCTCCGGCGGCGAGCGCCAGCGGATTTCGATCGCCCGCGCGTTTCTCAAGGACGCTCCGATTCTGATCCTCGATGAACCGACGGGCTCTGTCGACATCAACACCGAGGCCGCAATCGTGGACGCGATGCGGCGGCTCACCCGCGGACGAACGACGTTCATCATCGCGCACCGGCCGGGCACTCTGAGCAACTGCCAGCTGATCCTGAGAATCGAAGGCGGATACGTCAGGACCATTGATGCCGCTTCTTACCCGGATCTCGAAGAGCTGCTCATCTCAAAACCAAAAGAGAGAAGAGAGGTGAAGGAAGCCCATGTCTAA
- a CDS encoding phosphotransferase, with protein sequence MSKPVTNEALPPDLREHRAVVAWNRINPGGDEPAAIEVLKLRNKSAVYRMAGIGPSGSAVIAKRCLAATARIEHMIHSEFLARLPIGALQCYGFLEEDSGEFCWLFMEEATGEAYSPLDSGHRALAGNWLATVHAAAAGAGLERFLPARNPIHYLGLLKASRDVFLRHLSNPALPADNIRTLDAMISHCDAMESNWPEVEDRCSEMPQTLVHGDFVIKNVCIRTTPELALVTFDWEAAGWGVPAADFAQFTGRTVSPDLTVYYSAMKASQCELAPLAIQRLAEYGKLFRLIDDMYWVSQSMEFDKHEFLVKPISYLMSYDRRMVEALKTMNWTRGEPLLSQAAS encoded by the coding sequence ATGTCTAAGCCCGTAACCAACGAAGCTCTCCCTCCGGATTTGAGGGAGCACCGGGCGGTCGTCGCCTGGAATCGAATCAACCCCGGCGGGGACGAGCCGGCCGCGATCGAGGTTCTGAAACTGAGAAACAAGTCGGCTGTTTACAGGATGGCGGGGATCGGACCGAGCGGATCGGCGGTCATCGCAAAGCGGTGTCTGGCCGCCACGGCGCGGATCGAGCATATGATCCACAGCGAATTCCTCGCGCGCCTGCCGATCGGCGCACTGCAGTGTTACGGGTTCCTCGAAGAAGACAGCGGGGAGTTCTGCTGGCTCTTCATGGAGGAAGCCACGGGCGAGGCGTACTCTCCGCTCGACTCGGGGCACCGTGCGCTGGCGGGAAACTGGCTCGCGACGGTACACGCCGCGGCAGCCGGCGCAGGTCTTGAGCGTTTCCTTCCGGCGCGCAATCCGATCCATTACCTGGGCCTCCTGAAAGCCTCGCGCGATGTGTTTCTGCGCCATCTCTCCAACCCGGCGCTTCCCGCCGACAATATTCGGACTCTTGACGCGATGATCTCGCATTGCGATGCGATGGAATCAAACTGGCCCGAGGTGGAAGATCGTTGTTCCGAGATGCCGCAAACCCTGGTCCATGGAGATTTTGTGATCAAGAATGTCTGTATCCGCACGACTCCGGAGCTGGCGCTCGTCACCTTCGACTGGGAGGCGGCGGGGTGGGGCGTTCCCGCCGCGGATTTTGCCCAGTTTACGGGCCGGACCGTCAGTCCGGATCTCACGGTCTATTATTCGGCGATGAAGGCGTCGCAATGCGAGCTGGCTCCCCTGGCCATCCAACGCCTCGCGGAGTATGGAAAACTCTTTCGATTGATCGACGACATGTACTGGGTTTCGCAGAGCATGGAGTTTGATAAGCATGAGTTCCTGGTGAAGCCAATTTCCTATCTGATGAGTTACGACAGGCGGATGGTCGAAGCGTTGAAAACAATGAACTGGACCAGGGGCGAACCGCTCTTAAGTCAGGCGGCCTCATGA
- a CDS encoding aminoglycoside phosphotransferase family protein: MIQNLKGLLENVRQPGVSELCRLLGELLEAPDLSYRLIGWESLQLPNPAVFRLRFECGAEVRSLIVKRLEPRIGQRNELAMKRWLPAVGLAENVPALLGIAAERNGLCVWHVYEDLGASPLAPEVTDWPRVEAVIDLIAKIHRRFADHPLLPEVRLHGGDLGIQFYTSNVKDAIHCLEAIGSPEAQGVTPQLRSLCDRLLDRLHLLMKEGPERANLLAQLGGPETLLHGDLWTSNTFVVPGETGLQARLIDWDHAAAGPGSYDLSTFLLRFPREHRQRIFELYLGAVRRIDWAIARPEDLNRLFETHELARIANRIIWPAIAVIRDRAEWGFEMLAEIERWFETMDQAFVEYNETSTEEVMSL, from the coding sequence ATGATTCAAAACCTCAAAGGATTGCTCGAGAATGTGCGCCAGCCGGGCGTCAGCGAGCTTTGCAGGTTGCTTGGCGAGCTGCTGGAAGCGCCGGACCTGTCTTACCGCCTGATTGGATGGGAGAGCCTGCAATTGCCGAACCCCGCGGTGTTTCGCCTCCGGTTCGAATGCGGGGCGGAGGTCCGGTCTCTGATCGTCAAGCGGCTGGAACCGCGGATCGGCCAACGGAACGAGCTTGCGATGAAGCGATGGTTGCCGGCGGTGGGGCTGGCTGAGAACGTCCCCGCCCTTCTCGGGATCGCAGCGGAACGGAACGGCCTGTGCGTGTGGCATGTCTATGAAGACCTGGGAGCTTCGCCTCTGGCGCCGGAGGTGACCGATTGGCCCCGGGTGGAGGCAGTGATCGATCTGATCGCGAAGATTCACCGCCGGTTTGCGGATCACCCTCTCCTGCCCGAGGTCCGTCTCCATGGCGGAGATTTGGGGATCCAATTCTATACGTCGAACGTGAAGGACGCGATTCACTGTCTCGAGGCGATCGGATCGCCGGAGGCGCAGGGGGTGACCCCGCAGCTCCGGTCCCTGTGCGACCGGCTGCTAGACAGGCTGCATCTCCTGATGAAGGAGGGGCCGGAACGCGCGAATCTTCTGGCACAGCTCGGGGGTCCGGAAACCCTCCTCCACGGAGACCTCTGGACGTCCAACACGTTCGTCGTTCCGGGTGAAACCGGTTTGCAGGCGCGGCTCATCGATTGGGACCATGCCGCCGCCGGGCCCGGGAGTTACGATCTCTCGACCTTTCTGCTGAGGTTTCCCCGCGAGCACCGGCAGCGGATCTTCGAGCTCTATCTCGGAGCGGTCAGGCGCATCGACTGGGCGATCGCGCGGCCGGAAGATCTTAACCGGCTCTTCGAGACGCACGAGCTCGCAAGAATCGCAAACCGGATCATCTGGCCGGCGATTGCCGTAATCCGGGATCGCGCGGAGTGGGGATTTGAGATGCTCGCAGAAATCGAACGATGGTTCGAGACGATGGACCAGGCGTTCGTCGAGTACAACGAAACCAGCACTGAGGAGGTCATGTCGCTATGA
- a CDS encoding glycosyltransferase: MSLVVLSAYNVVNFPDGGGHFWVYMQYVQGLRRLGYDVYWMEEFRPTGDPEQDALLLSTFSARMERFGIGGNLLLYVDTSTAASRGGAIEFLGRNRSEAEAIIAQASLLFNFHYAINPALLALFKRSALIDIDPGLLQFWISRGQLRVPRHTLYFTIGETVGRSGAMVPDCGLRWNHIHPPVSLEQWPYVFDPAADVFSTVSNWDADDWVVDNGDSFENTKRVAFLKFARMPRLTSQPLELALFMGTLKDEEERRELEERGWRIRQSREVADTPEKYQTYIQRSRGEFSCTKPSYVKFRTAWVSDRTLCYLASGKPVVVQDTGPSSFLPNGEGMFRFSTAEEAAQALEIINSDYERHCRAARRLAETYFDANHVAGKILEYSLQ, encoded by the coding sequence ATGTCTCTCGTAGTCCTATCAGCCTATAATGTCGTGAACTTCCCCGACGGGGGCGGGCATTTCTGGGTCTACATGCAATACGTGCAGGGGCTGCGCCGGCTGGGATACGATGTCTATTGGATGGAAGAGTTCCGCCCGACGGGCGATCCGGAGCAGGACGCGCTCCTCCTTTCCACCTTCTCCGCACGGATGGAGCGATTTGGCATCGGCGGAAATCTGCTCCTCTACGTCGACACAAGCACGGCGGCCTCCCGGGGCGGCGCCATCGAATTCCTCGGACGGAACCGCTCCGAGGCCGAGGCCATCATCGCCCAGGCCTCGCTTCTATTCAATTTCCACTACGCCATCAACCCGGCCCTTCTCGCGCTCTTCAAGCGCTCCGCCCTCATCGACATAGACCCGGGGTTGCTCCAGTTCTGGATCAGCAGGGGCCAGTTGAGAGTCCCGCGTCATACTCTTTACTTTACCATCGGGGAAACCGTCGGGAGATCGGGGGCCATGGTTCCGGACTGCGGTCTCCGGTGGAACCATATACACCCCCCCGTATCCCTCGAGCAATGGCCGTACGTGTTCGACCCGGCGGCGGACGTCTTCAGCACGGTTTCCAATTGGGATGCGGACGACTGGGTGGTGGACAACGGCGATTCGTTCGAAAACACGAAACGCGTCGCCTTCCTGAAGTTTGCGAGGATGCCCCGCCTGACGAGTCAACCGTTGGAGCTTGCGCTTTTTATGGGGACTTTGAAAGACGAGGAAGAACGCCGGGAGCTCGAAGAACGGGGATGGCGGATACGCCAGTCCCGCGAAGTCGCGGACACTCCCGAAAAGTACCAAACATACATTCAGCGCTCGCGGGGAGAATTCAGCTGCACGAAACCGTCCTACGTGAAGTTCCGCACGGCCTGGGTCAGCGACCGTACGCTCTGTTATCTCGCCAGCGGCAAGCCCGTGGTGGTCCAGGACACGGGACCGAGTTCCTTCCTGCCGAACGGTGAAGGGATGTTCCGCTTCTCGACGGCTGAAGAGGCGGCGCAGGCGCTCGAGATCATTAATTCCGACTACGAGCGGCACTGCCGCGCCGCCCGGAGACTCGCGGAGACCTATTTCGACGCAAATCACGTGGCCGGAAAAATATTGGAGTATTCTCTCCAGTGA